In Channa argus isolate prfri chromosome 15, Channa argus male v1.0, whole genome shotgun sequence, the DNA window GGTCGGGATATGTGGAGAGTTGGAGGCGTTGCTTCCTCCACCCAAAGCCTCCCTGAGTTGGGATCCCACAGACGCGCTATGACATGAAGGTAAGAGAGAAAGTGGAGGCGCTGATCCGAGCCGTGGCGGATCAGacttttatttcagatttgtcggggttttaacttttaaactcAGGAACACAGCTGAGTCACGGCCACATACCTACCGGACCATCCCATTTGACGCAACTTGCATGATAATGGGCCCAGTCGTCCTAGCTTGGGACAAAAAGGACATATGAAAGAAATAAGTGAAATCGCGACCACTGTTTTTATCCAGCCGTTGCGTTTTTCTCTCCATACATTTGTGGATATTATAAAACATACCCGGGAGAGCATGAATAGGCCTGATCTGGAAGAATATTTTTCCACTTAGCCTCCTCTTCGTAGCTGTTAAAGAGTGTTAATATCCTTCCACACTTGCACCTGAACAAGAAATTGTACACTTAACTGGCCAGATGTAGATGTCGGAGTACTTTCATAAAATGTATGATGCTGTCACGTCAAGGTCAAAGTACTGAAACTGTGTGAGTTCACCTGGATTGTCTGAAGGCAGTTTGATTAAGTAGTATGAGTGTGTATTGGCGGAGACGGGGTGCTGACTCTCACCCCACTACTGTCATGTGATGATAATGTGTTAGTCTAAATTAAGACATTCATTTGTCTTCATTACCAGTGTGATGGCAATGGAGGAACCAATACTGAATAAGAAATctggccacagagagacattgtAATTGCCAGACAAACTCTTTGCTTTTCCATTTAAACCACTGCTCTCTCTGTCATTACCTGCATTAAAaacccttttctccacccaaACAACTTTCATTTACAGGAAGTCGCTGCTACGGTGCCATTTCTGTCTGACTTTCTAGTTATTCCTCACACAGTCCCTGGAGATAAAGGGACTGAATAGTAAACTGGGCCTGCATTGGTAACAACTTGATATTTAACCTGTGGTCAGCAGAGCCACAACCTTTCTGTGTCTCACTACTACCACTGTACAGTCTATTTACAGTCCTGCTGCAGCACAGGATGTGCTCTCGTAGTATGTCAGAAACTGTAGGCCAACCCACTGCAGCCACCTTTTAATTCATAGTATGACCACAGCCTGCTGaggttttttaacttttaaaaattaaaacgtTTTTAGATTCAGGTTTGCTAGAGTATTAGTGTTGCCCATTACAAACTAATTCATCACAGTACAAACTGTACACTTGTTATAAAGCAGATTCTTCATTTTTAGTATTCAACTGCCTCGAGAAGTCAAGCCCACCTCTTTTGTCGcgcatcttttttttaaaatatattttggaaaTGCTTACTCATGCTTTTTAAGGGATGGGATTGATCCCATTCAGTGCTTTGTACACTGAGGAGACAGGTCTGGGAATGACACAATCTCAGTTCAGCTGACTCATTGCCCTGGCAACATAAGGTAAAGGAGTCCAATGTCCAGGGGAAAGCGATATGATACTGTCAAATAACGTTATCTTGCATAAgtctttaaatactttaaaccctgctgctgctgttgctgctgttgtggtTTAACCAGGTCAGAAAAACATGGGATGTGGAGCCTCTCTTCCTTCTGATAACAGTGACCTAATCTACAGATTATTACAGCCAGTATTTGCTTTTCAGGGGAAGAAATATTTCagtataatgaaaataaattccTGTGTCATTGCTTATAACAAAGGACTGTATGCTCTCACACAGATCTAGGGAAATCTGAGCCTTGATGTTGTGTTTCACATTAGTTGAAGCTGCTGAGTCGTCCTCTTTCCTTCCAAACCAAATTAGTGAAATAATGTGTGAGACTTGAGACGTAGTTACTATAACTATTGACACCTGCAAGAAGTAACAAAAGGATacggtttgttttttaaaaatgtaaaacttctttctctttatcaatattttaaatgagaatAAACGACATACACCTTCAGATATGTCTGCATGTCTAATTTGTGTCTCTAACTTTTGCAGGACAAACGCTCTCAACTTTTCTAAGGTTGTCAAGAAAAGGCCGACTTCATCACATTTTTCTGCTAAACTCATCTCCACCTTGCCTATAGGGTGACAGTTTGGGCTGGCCTACTGTTAGACTATTTTGCCACTtggaaacacaacacacaacacaacatcatgCAGACCTCATCTCTCCGCCGTCAGATGAAAAACATGGTCAACAACTACACAGAGGCTGAGATCAAGGTCCGAGAGGCCACTTCCAATGACCCCTGGGGACCCTCCAGCTCACTCATGTCTGAAATTTCAGACCTGACCTTCAATGTGGTGGCTTTCACTGAGGTTATGGGTATGATATGGAAGCGGCTCAACGACCATGGTAAAAACTGGCGCCATGTTTATAAGGCACTGACACTGTTGGACTACATGATCAAAACAGGCTCTGAGCGTGTGGCCAAGGAGTGCCGGGAGAACGTATACACCATACAGACACTGAGAGACTTCCAGTACATAGATCGGGATGGACGTGACCAGGGTACTAATGTCCGAGAGAAGGCCAAGCAACTGGTGGCTCTGTTGAGGGATGAGGAGAGGCtgaaaagagagaggagcatGGCGCTGAAGACCAAGACACGCATGGCAGGGGTCACCAGTAGCTTAGGCTCTGGATCCCTGCCTCCTCCATACCCAGGAAGACACACCAGCCAGACCAGCTCAGCGGGTGTCCATGGGGATGATTTGGGCGTGTGCAGAAGCTCACCTTCTTCCTTTCACTGTGAGTAGCAGGGACACATGACGCACGTATACAATACACACTGTGACACAATTTTTTTGCACcctttgaaaaaaaacacacccatGGGCATCTTCAGTTGTTTCAGTCATGTGGTTATCTAATACATTTGATTGAGCTCCTAGGGATTGTGgaagtaaaataataacaagaaTAACAGCATTCCATAACATCTTGATTCATCAGTGACCTAAGATTGTGCATTAGATGTtagtaaagggaaaaaaagaggcatTTAAAGTGGAAGCTACTAtgtatattataataattttctATGTAGCTTGCATCATTCAGTTCTTGCCTGTGATTTCTCACTAACGTGGATGCTATTTTAATAGCAGCAGCACATTAAACATGCAAGTCTCCATGAGTATGAATTGCTGAGTTACCGTGTTAAAGTGTGTGAAAGTGTTTCAGTTTTGCTTGCTACTCACAGTTGGGCTTCTGCATTCCTTTCGTTCTCCTGTTTACGATCATGTCAGCTATACTAGATTTACTAAAGATAGGAGGCCCTGTTGTTAGTTAATTCAAAGGAAAACCTAAACTAGATAACACGTTCATTTGTGCTGATTTGTTTGTCTACTGCAGCCATTTTGGTGAGATGACATTATGTAATCACACCTAAATTATTCTAATGCTGATGTGTAGGTTTTAGGATATCAGAAATCATCAAGCAGGTGTGGCATGTTGTAAATGTGGTGGTGGAATTTGTGTGGTGGTCTACTGCTTATTGAAAGGTGTTAGACAGTAGCAGAGATGTTGCTCCATGCAGAGACCAGGTACAATTGTGTGCCATGATGTCTGTGGTTTTTCCTCATGGTGTAAACAGAGGCTTGCCCACATATGGTATCTGGCTGTTTTATTACCGCTAATTCCCCAAACATTCTTTTTGTCTAATACATTTTTCCCTTCAATAGACATTCCAGTGTCAGTGGAAACATGTGGCCAGTTGCAACCTCAGAAGCccaaaaaaatttaatacaTCTGATACCAACCACAGAATTTTAAGTTTGAAGCCTACATTTATGGGACAAAGGGTAGCATTCATGCTGGGTAACCATAACAATTTTATATTCCAGCCATCACTTGGTCTTCATCCTAACAGCAATGCATTCAAAAGGCCTCAGTGACAAAGGATAAGTACTTTAAAGGTGTGCTGTGTTATAATACATTAATGTGTGTTAGCATGCGATTGTGTGATGTGCATGTATTTGTGCCACTGGTCAGTTTAAATACAGTCTATTCTTCTTTCACTGCACAATGTCTCTGCCCCTGATTCTGCTGCGGGTGaattttaaagctaaaaaattACAGGATACTGTTGATCACTAGGATATTCCAGGACACATGCATGATTGGAGTGTTGGACAAAATGTTAATGGATGGCGTGGGTGTGGATCTGAAGGCTGGCAGCAGCTAATTTCCAGTAAGCAATTCGGTTCAGATGGAGGATATTGAGGGTTAGCACAGTGGAAACCAATGGTTTCTGAGACCTGACTTTGCCATTGTGTGGCCTGGTGTTTCTTTTAGCCTGGTGACCTACAACCTGGCACCCAAAGTGGTATGCTGCCAAACCCCCATCCCCCTAACTTGGACCTGAGTCCTGGATCACACCCAGAGGATTCGGGGTAATAAGGTGGGCCCCACTCCAAACCGTCCATTCCTCTCCCCCTCCACCACCCTAACTCTCCACACAGGCCCACCATTGTTCTCAGTGCAGGCAGAGTGAGGCAGAACGTGGCAAGCAATGCCAGCACAGGCCCTAAACAAGGggcaatgaaaaaaattaacatgCAAAAACAGTGTCAGCTCTTTTATGACCGTCACcctaaagtgtttttttttgtttgtttgttttcaatatcTTTTCCACTCTATTTCAATTTATTAATGCTTTTGTCTTTATTCTTCTGTGGCCCTTTCCTTCGTACACCCTTCCTGTCCTCCCTTCTGGTCTTCCTCTTTCCCTATagcctcctcttcttctcctcgaATTGCTCCAGATCTGGAGCAAGCTCGGCCCGCTACCAGTGGAGAAgaggagctgcagctgcagctggctCTGGCTATGAGCCgagaagaaagtgaaaaggTAGGTCTAACTgagaataacacacacacacacacacacacacacacacgtccccTTATAACACCACTCCTAAAGAGTCATCTTAGTTGCCCTGCAGCTGATGTGTTGTTATTCTGTGGTAAATCAGTAAATGGCATTCTGCCTCTACTAGGCTTCCATTTCCCACAATCAGTCACTGAAAGTGATATCATCAACTCTGACTCAGATATGGCCAATATGGCCACCTTGATTAATGAGTGTGAGCTAAAGAGTGAAAAGCCAGATAGACACCCATACCCCTCCCTAGTCTTCATGGCAAGGGCAGATCCTGCCTTCTGTTACTTCTCCTAGGCCAAAATGTGAAGATATCAGTGTGCATAGTAATTTCCACTTCTGTAATCAAACTTTGATAATTTTATGATTTTGATGATGAAATTGAAAtccattttcctgttttctgtgttactgtatgtttttgagTCAAAAGAAATCACTTTTAAATCGTTCTCTTAatgatttctttaaatacatatttgagCAAATTGGATCTTCCTCTTACCTTTCCCTTTGACAAGTCTTCCTCCTAATTCCTCATGCTTGACCCTAGCCATCTCCCCCAGTGGAAATTGATGAACAGGCCCAGCTCCAGATTGCTATGAATCTCAGCAAGGAGGAGGGCCAGAAGGTATAAATACACTGGCAGCAGGGATGACCCTACCTTTGCACTCTTTGGCCTACAGCACATCTTCTGTTGATCTGTACACTAAAACCGGTATCACAGCCCAGACTCCTCCTTCACTTTCCATAGATTTAATATGTGGCCTCCATCCTTCACTTTTCAACAGTGAAAGGACATGCATCTATCTTCAGCGACTAATCAAATGAGGCTTGATCTTTCTGTTCTGCCAACCTTTACATCTATTTTCTTATACAAAACTAGGTGATACCCATGTCAGACCCTCTGACCCCTTCTGAAGTGGTGTTATGACCCCTTTGCTCTGCTTGGGACAGCCTTGGATTTGCATGCATGCTTTTGGAATGCCCAAGCAttatttccacatttatttatcacaAAATTATGGTTAACACATCCACAGCCAGTCCATCGTGCACCTGCCGCACTGGATATGGATGAGGAAACCCAGCTCCAGTTAGCCCTGAGCATCAGCAAGGAGGAGCATCAGCAGgtaatgtttaacattttgcacCTCCTGGTTTGTTTGCTATGTCTTTTCAAGATGTACAATCATTGATCTGTGGTAACATCTCTCAAAACCACTGTACCCCACCTCACTTTTACTGTTtcattctgtctctttgtcctcCCTTTTTCGTTCTCTCTGTATGCCAGTATTAGGTAGCACAATAGAACTGCTCTGTTAGCCACAATgatgctctgctctttcttctctttgacCAGAGAATTATCTGGCTTCCGGGCATTGTACAAATCTATCTCTGGGTCTAACGTTGCTTAGGAAACATACAAACTTGCTTTTGTGCCTATGGGCTTCCGCTGATTCATAAATATAGTATGATGTGACAATATGTTAATTTTGCCAGAAGCTGTCAAGCCTAAAGGAGTCCATGTGTCTATTTCTGTTGACAGGAACAGCTCAGTCGGCAAGGAGATGAGTCGATGCTGCAAAAAGCTTTGGAAGAGAGCAAACGTGAGATGGAGGCTAGAGGCGGGGTATGAAATATTGGGGTATGGAATATCTCAATGGGGGTGATGAAATATAATCATACATTTGAGAACAGGCGTTTACTGACCAAGGATCAACCCCAAACCAAGCAACCAACTAAACTGAAACAATGTACTGGACAAATGaagttttctttcttgttgATTTGGACAGACTGCCTTCATGGACCTGGTAGATGTTTTTGCAGTGCCTTCAGATCTGCCTCCTAGTGACCGTCATTGGAATAAGGCTTCACACCAGGCGGGAGCACATCGTGGGGACATAGATCCCTGGGACTCTCTTGGTAAGCTTTGAGTTAGCTTACCATGACAAAATCAGGAGTATTTACTGAatgatttttgtcattttctaaaagaatCTAATTGTCAATGACCGCatgcaaacaataaaatcaacaatgaaTTACCTCTACTCACATTTAGTGTCTGTTAGTCTGCAACATATTCATCTGTGTTGTAGACCTTCATTATAGTCCAAAATAAATCACCTTTATTTTTTGGGGACAAAAACAATACGTTTTTaggtttttcaaaaatgtgcatTACAATGTGGTTAGAAATATAGGGCACCCTCCTTCATATACAACTTGTTTTGCTCACAAGTTGTTTTGCTATTCTACGAAAAACTTGCTCCCTCTCTATTTCTCCTCTGTGGTTTTAAGAGGGCAGAAACATCCCCTCAAGAGTAGATCCTGCCTGGATGGCACCACCAACCTCCAACAGCCCTCCACCACCATGGGAGCCCCCATCTGAGCCCTGGCATGACCCGACAAACACTGTCTCCAACCTCAATGCCACAGGCCGAGTATGGGCCCTACCTGCCAGCACAGGTAAGTAAATACAGTCACTGGCCACTTAGCTACACCTCTCTAGTACCCAGTTGGACCCATTTTTGCCTTCAGAACTGCCTTAATTTTTCATTGCACAGATTCAACTAAATGCTGGAAACATTCCTCAGAGTTTTCTTTCTATATTGATATATCATCACACAGTTCTCATGACACAGTTGGTGCAGATTTATTGGCTGTGCATCCATGATGTGAATCTCTCATTCCACTACATTCCATAGTCCTCTATTAGATGGAGCTCTGGTGACTGAGTACAGTGAACGTTCATGCTCAAGAAACCAGTTTGTGAGGATTTTATTCTGCTTGAAGTAGACATCAGCCTTTCAGtacactgtggtcataaagggatGAACATGGGCAGCAACATGCCTCAGTTGTAATAAGTTGTTTAATTACTGTTTCTATCAGCTCAGACTAATCTGGacattctcctctgacctctggcatcaacaaggcattttcacacagaaaactgCATCTCACTGTATATTATCTCCCTTTCAGACCATTACCTCTTTACCTCCATTTACCTCTGTAAAGCCTGCTGTTGTGCATGAAAATCCCAGTAAATCAGCAGTTTCTGAGATACTCAGGCCAGCCTGTCTGTCATTCAAAGTGACTTAACTTACCTTTCTTCCTGATGCTGATGCTcagtttgaacttcagcagatcCTAATCATGGCTGCATCAGTACATTGagctgctgccatgtgattggctaaTTAGATATTAGATATATGGAAGCAGTTGAAGATGTGTAACTAAAaaagtggctggtgagtgtATGTACATACATGCCACTATACAGTTCAGTTGATAACAAATTAGAGAGGCTACaagtattttaaatgaaatatttcaggtaatttcttttgtttttaacctctTCAGGCATTGATCCATTCTTGGCTCcatcagaaacaacaaaactcaAGGGAGCTGTTGAGGAACCATCTCATCGAACTATAAGTCCATCAGGTAAACACCTTCTTCACTTACtatttttggtttggttttggaaATCCCATATTTGTACAGTTTGCACTCTCTCATTTTCTGCTGTTAGATGGGGATCTGTTTGATGAGGCCATGGATGGAGGTCATATGAATGGCCGAGGCGAGGGAAGCCCTGAGCCCTTTGACCTGTCAAGTCTCAGGGAAAGCTTGGCTGCCCCCAGCCCCCGTAAATGCAAGACACCTGAGGCTTTCCTTGGTCCAACAGCAGCTTCCTTGGTTAACTTAGACAGCTTGATCCCAGCAAATCCCTCAGCCAAGACCATGAACCCCTTTTTGACAGGTATTTATTAACCTTTGTACTTAGATTTAACTCTACctagtttttttatgtaatttagccTATTAATTGCAAATTATTatacaaaatttttattttgtcttccaTTTAGGTAATATatgtatctatatatatatatctatatatatatctatatatatatagatatatatatacacacacacacacacacacacacacacatattaccACAGAATGGTAATAAAGTTGTAGAGGACTTTTTGTATGtagactttttaaaactttaaactttgGGTAACTGGAGAAAGTAAACCTACTACTCTgcgtttttgtttctttctgcacAGGCCTGAGTGCTCCTTCAGCCACCAATCCATTCCAAACCGACCAGCCCAAACTAAGTTTAAATCAAATGGGCTCCAGCTCCACCACCTTTGCTCCTCCCTCTACTTCTCTTCCATACAGTGCTTCCTTGCCCCTGCCTATGAACCACCAGCCTGCCAGCCTCCCTTCATCACTAACTCACCCCACCCAGCCTGGTCTGGACCTGCCAGGGAACCTCCCTGAGCCCTTGTTGCCCTTCTCGTCAGCCAGTACCCAAGGACCACAGGCTGCACAGAGCAGTCAGAACCCTTTCTTATGATGACAAACTGAACTGGAGAAAATGGCTTAGAAAAAGGGGAACTCCATTAGGCTTGAAAGATCCCAGTAACTAAAGATTGAACTGCAGTCCAAATGACttgtttaaaaactgtgttcTTAGTTGTTTTTACATTGTGCTATAATACAGTAACTATTAGACTGGTGCAAGCTGTTCCTGCTCTTCACTATCCTGCTTCCTAACACAAGTGCAGAAACAAGGTGAAAACATCacctttgttttagaaaataataatgttatgtaAACTTCTTTAAGGTCATgacatattaatattaatagaCCTCTGGTGCAAACTTACACAAAAGCACAGTTTGATATCAAATTTTATTTCTGCACTTCTTCACATACAGACATACTACCCAGACAAATGTAGTATGATTATTTCAGTACATCAAAAAGTCTGCTCATTCAACTGTTTGTATGAATGGCTTAGCTGGCCTCTGCTGCTGTCATGCTGTCTGGCTGCTAAAAAGAACTGGCAAGACCTGTCCATCTCCTAAAATGTTACTTCTTTAATCAAGGCAATTCTGTGAAGCTTCTGTTGTACCAACACTGATGAGGAACATCAATTTACAATGGGGAAATAAATTGCTGAACTTAACTGAATAAACTTACAATTTGGGAGGACTATACATGCTTCACACTGACCATTAGAATGGCAAATATAGAAAATGCATAAATCAAGTTTTAACCATTGCTTGCACGTCTCATAAAATATAAGGTTATAACACTTCTTTATTCTTaatgctttgcatttttttcatttcccttGATGTAAGAACATTTGATATCATAACACAGGCCCACACCCAGTACcagttttattattgtttggGTATCTTATGCCCTCTGTTGGTAGTAATTCAAAGCTACTATGCTTTAACCTTCAAGTAATCAGCGTTTTTATGTAAGCTGTCCTGGCATTTGTTTCTCCTCATTTGCTACTTGGTAAAAGGGAACTATAAGAGCTTAGTTCATTTCATACAGACATTAGTCTTTATTTATAGCAACATTTTCTCCATTGTTATTGTGACATGTTCCTTAGGCAATGTCATGAATccttgcattttactttttgtttggAATTCAATTAGTACAAGTGACCAATATAAACAACTATTGGCTGCATGTAAGAACGTCAGTAGTGATGATTTAACAAACATGAAATGGTAAAGCATTCAACCATTCCATCCTACCATGCTATCACTAATACATATTCTTGTATATGGTCTCAAAGGTTcggcatttgttttttctttttgagtcTTTTCATGTTCTCAGTGAACCCAACACTACAGTATTACCGACTGTAGACAtcatatcattttaaaatgtacacagtCTTTGTATATAGATGAtactgaaatggaaaaatgtttgaGATTGTTCTAAAGAAATTATGCAATATCACTTGACTTTAATGGACTCCAGCCAGCTGAGCACCTCCTGAAGTCCCTGTCCAGAGCGGGCACTCATTTCCAGTGTTGTGATTGGCTGAGTAGCTGAAGCAATTATGTCATCCATTCTGAACAGTGATTTTATCTCTACAAGACTCATAGTGCATGGCATGTCGCTGAAAAaaggtgggggaaaaaaagtgaaatacaaTGGTAAGAACAACAGAATTATAAGAATGAATACATATTAAACCTGGGAAATCTTGCATTTTGCACATATGGCAGGTGAATTAAGAAACTGATGTGTATGCTTGGATTCTCACATCTTGTTGAAGAGAATAAGCACAGAGGCACTGCACAGAGGCTCAGCCGAGAGTACTGACAGCAGCTGAATACAGGAGGAGGATACCTGAGCAATGTTGGCAGAGTCCACCATAAACTATAAATAGcacaaagaattaaaacattCCAACTGTCAATTTCATTCATGCTGCAAGTAGTTACAATAATTATAGAAAAACGTACAATGACAGAGGAGCAGTCATTGAAGTAGCTAGCCCATATAGGGCCCATGCAGCCCCCCAGCTCTCTCACTGTCaccctcttcttcttcagtgtCAGATCAGTCAAGTTGGTTCCTACCTGTAGACGAATAGGGTGTCAAAATCAATAGGCCACAATTTAAAACCATGTTTAAACTAGTTACTACCTATCGTCTTAAAACTAACTTTCATGAGTACTTACTGTCGGCAGAGTAGAGGGAGGTTCTCCTAATTCATGTAAACTGAGCTGTAAATAACTGTTAGGAAAAAAGCCAGCAGGTGCCAGTGCTGTAAGTTTATCTTCCTATCAAACTTAACGTTAGCTCAGTATATCATTAAGATTCGTAAATACATGCGGTACTTCACTTGAAAAcgtgtataaatattttatatacagtatatagtatttAAACAATCTTGTTTTGCAATTACATTTGTACTCAAACGTATGTAAAACTATATGATGTGTGCTGTTGATATGTTTAACACTGGCTAATCTTAAAAACCTCAACGGGCTAGACTTATTAGTACTGTATTTGATAAAAGATTTGGCTAGTTCAAAACAGTCAGCCAGACACAAAGGATATTTTGTAGACGTTTCAGCAACAGCGTTTTGCCAACACCCGTCGCTCCAAGAAGCAAACAGATTTCATTTCGGCTCATTTTAGCCATTAGTAGCATGTAGCCTCACTTGGAACCATGGCGACGGTGTCACTGTGATTCAGCGAAACAGAAATCAATCTCTTCGGTCTTGTTTCTGATTGGTTACCATTCCACCTATAATGAACCGGAAAAAAATCCAGCTCGCAGTTGGTTAGTCGTAGAGCAAGTGTACTGATTGGTTCATACCACGGAAAGCCAGAAAAACGCCCCCCAAAACTTCAGGAACTACAGTTCTGCATTGTTGATGTTTGCGCTATAGTATTTTCCTTCTAGAAGTACTGTATGTTGGGGAAATAACCATggaagctaaaataaaaaaggagttAGGTACAACCATGCTAAAGTCAACTGGTCACTCTGGGGGTGGATGCATTAGCGAAGGCCAGAGTTATGATACTGACACTGGGAGAGTGTTTGTGAAGATAAATCACAAAAGCGAGGTATTGTATCAAACTTAATAGGTATTTTAATGTATCTCTTATTCTGGACGGAAAAGAACATCGTTGACTAGGTCTTTGTTGCAGCATATTACAAACgttattttttaaagcaattttgTGCATGAGAGAacaatgttaatatttatttcttctacATGCAAAATAGTGTGGGTTTGTTCTACTACGCTGTTGTTGACGCAAAtcctgtttttgttgtattaaGGCCAAAGTGATGTTTGACGGAGAGATGGCTAGTTTGGAAGCCATTTTAAAGACAGAAACTGTTAAGGTCCCCAGGCCTGTCAAAGTGATTGAGCTTGACAGAGGAGGATGTGTATTTGTTATGGAACATCTGGACATGAGAGGTCTTAACAAGTAAGATCTCTCTCAAGTTATTTCTAGTACTGTATCCCTGTCAATAGTATCACT includes these proteins:
- the epn3a gene encoding epsin-3 isoform X1, with amino-acid sequence MQTSSLRRQMKNMVNNYTEAEIKVREATSNDPWGPSSSLMSEISDLTFNVVAFTEVMGMIWKRLNDHGKNWRHVYKALTLLDYMIKTGSERVAKECRENVYTIQTLRDFQYIDRDGRDQGTNVREKAKQLVALLRDEERLKRERSMALKTKTRMAGVTSSLGSGSLPPPYPGRHTSQTSSAGVHGDDLGVCRSSPSSFHSSSSSPRIAPDLEQARPATSGEEELQLQLALAMSREESEKPSPPVEIDEQAQLQIAMNLSKEEGQKPVHRAPAALDMDEETQLQLALSISKEEHQQEQLSRQGDESMLQKALEESKREMEARGGTAFMDLVDVFAVPSDLPPSDRHWNKASHQAGAHRGDIDPWDSLEGRNIPSRVDPAWMAPPTSNSPPPPWEPPSEPWHDPTNTVSNLNATGRVWALPASTGIDPFLAPSETTKLKGAVEEPSHRTISPSDGDLFDEAMDGGHMNGRGEGSPEPFDLSSLRESLAAPSPRKCKTPEAFLGPTAASLVNLDSLIPANPSAKTMNPFLTGLSAPSATNPFQTDQPKLSLNQMGSSSTTFAPPSTSLPYSASLPLPMNHQPASLPSSLTHPTQPGLDLPGNLPEPLLPFSSASTQGPQAAQSSQNPFL
- the arl16 gene encoding ADP-ribosylation factor-like protein 16 isoform X2 — protein: MLLMAKMSRNEICLLLGATGVGKTLLLKRLQKLSLHELGEPPSTLPTVGTNLTDLTLKKKRVTVRELGGCMGPIWASYFNDCSSVIVSSSCIQLLSVLSAEPLCSASVLILFNKIDMPCTMSLVEIKSLFRMDDIIASATQPITTLEMSARSGQGLQEVLSWLESIKVK
- the arl16 gene encoding ADP-ribosylation factor-like protein 16 isoform X1, with the translated sequence MLLMAKMSRNEICLLLGATGVGKTLLLKRLQKLSLHELGEPPSTLPTVGTNLTDLTLKKKRVTVRELGGCMGPIWASYFNDCSSVIFMVDSANIAQVSSSCIQLLSVLSAEPLCSASVLILFNKIDMPCTMSLVEIKSLFRMDDIIASATQPITTLEMSARSGQGLQEVLSWLESIKVK
- the epn3a gene encoding epsin-3 isoform X2, whose protein sequence is MQTSSLRRQMKNMVNNYTEAEIKVREATSNDPWGPSSSLMSEISDLTFNVVAFTEVMGMIWKRLNDHGKNWRHVYKALTLLDYMIKTGSERVAKECRENVYTIQTLRDFQYIDRDGRDQGTNVREKAKQLVALLRDEERLKRERSMALKTKTRMAGVTSSLGSGSLPPPYPGRHTSQTSSAGVHGDDLGVCRSSPSSFHSSSSSPRIAPDLEQARPATSGEEELQLQLALAMSREESEKPVHRAPAALDMDEETQLQLALSISKEEHQQEQLSRQGDESMLQKALEESKREMEARGGTAFMDLVDVFAVPSDLPPSDRHWNKASHQAGAHRGDIDPWDSLEGRNIPSRVDPAWMAPPTSNSPPPPWEPPSEPWHDPTNTVSNLNATGRVWALPASTGIDPFLAPSETTKLKGAVEEPSHRTISPSDGDLFDEAMDGGHMNGRGEGSPEPFDLSSLRESLAAPSPRKCKTPEAFLGPTAASLVNLDSLIPANPSAKTMNPFLTGLSAPSATNPFQTDQPKLSLNQMGSSSTTFAPPSTSLPYSASLPLPMNHQPASLPSSLTHPTQPGLDLPGNLPEPLLPFSSASTQGPQAAQSSQNPFL